In Ostrea edulis chromosome 4, xbOstEdul1.1, whole genome shotgun sequence, a single window of DNA contains:
- the LOC125670218 gene encoding exosome complex component RRP46-like yields the protein METSKLRQLSCTLGDLSRPDGDATVSQGDTCVTASVYGPGEVKVAKELLDKATIEVVYKPKSGLPGCAEKLFERTIRNSCETVILGNLHPRSSISITVQEIQNRGSLLACCINSTCLALLDAGVSMRYLMAAVTCAINDDGDIFMDPNMSQEQSARAVLTFVFENCNFEVVTVNAKGCYTLDQFQQCLSRCRDASKSVFQFFKDSLSKKLSKSE from the coding sequence ATGGAGACCAGCAAATTAAGACAGTTGTCATGTACACTGGGAGATTTATCTCGTCCCGATGGAGACGCCACCGTTTCTCAGGGAGACACATGTGTCACTGCATCAGTGTATGGACCTGGCGAGGTAAAGGTAGCCAAAGAACTTCTAGACAAAGCCACCATAGAAGTGGTATACAAACCTAAATCAGGTCTGCCAGGCTGTGCAGAGAAATTGTTTGAGAGGACAATCAGGAACTCTTGCGAAACTGTCATTCTTGGAAACCTACATCCAAGATCATCAATTTCAATTACTGTGCAGGAGATCCAGAACCGTGGCTCCCTACTAGCCTGTTGTATAAATAGTACCTGTTTGGCTCTATTGGATGCAGGTGTTAGTATGAGGTACCTCATGGCAGCAGTCACGTGTGCAATAAATGACGATGGTGATATTTTCATGGACCCTAACATGTCACAGGAACAGAGTGCACGTGCAGTTTTGACATTTGTGTTTGAAAACTGTAACTTTGAAGTTGTAACTGTCAATGCCAAAGGTTGTTACACACTAGATCAATTTCAGCAGTGTTTGTCACGATGTAGAGATGCTAGCAAGTCTGTGTTTCAGTTTTTTAAGGATTCCTTGTCTAAAAAATTGTCCAAAAGTGAATGA
- the LOC125670207 gene encoding BRCA1-associated ATM activator 1-like, giving the protein MDPGTDYCQKLQKVLEFLQSSICQIHDDTLYQRLLDSLSEKMISAELAEKCGVINFLQDVKDKPEVNHDTLVFAVQLAGRLVSKITFSEAHLSIMSTLIESVLSNNLMESLSVSCAFFTTLTAVLHGPCVIDFFENLDLKGILKKSFDILRDERSIFLSRAVSDFIYSVFTSEMAKSEEARSLLKELQATIVELNNKNCQNVISPPMNCSLRVLEKVPCLFSDCFDEILDALIWLIENGNVSSVITATRCVCSLYQCQTDTEVIRLKTQVSMVMNKVDSVRCLHAAKVLFPIKIVERSDLEKVILKPLQMLDSEENPPTNFSCLSAVSLSLTVVHDCNMHNPKVCNYVSKVMRLTAGRQGEMTDAGQSRNPLTGNRKIQLKCLEYLESYVCKELIPSVACTACIIASASTDHTIYRKCLDCVCTLLPEVLSSSCHSEESPVKNRIRDLVQRNFCSMGWEFRDTSCEFVRDLLEKYKENDIVLNWILDSKFLVFAYQAINDGESYVRASSLLTLQTVLLSTPWLVKGLLQDMAVTMDEIITKVLDICNDDSEAFPRRRAVNLLKHCWWILCDQLEWNSLQSIIECFSKSLPLDFDWEVKLIVVNFWCMVLKMCFAADVDTRLSVSSLSLVTSPECLKFRNEDKIDQFSITTAVYVILNLFNDYDPSVGEKAYRELLWISEALEKQILEEKPPTNEKTVTFWHSCQCCRGMIEKLYEEVMEIMEPKKVGSKFSNNSDLSLLDDILSLDRDHEAEDEDNVIDCY; this is encoded by the exons ATGGATCCAGGGACAGACTATTGTCAGAAACTCCAAAAAGTTTTAGAATTCCTCCAGTCGTCAATTTGTCAGATTCATGATGACACATTATATCAAAGGCTGCTGGATAGCTTGAGTGAAAAGA TGATCAGTGCTGAGCTTGCAGAGAAATGTGGTGTAATTAATTTTCTTCAGGATGTAAAAGATAAACCTGAGGTCAACCATGACACTTTGGTGTTCGCTGTGCAGTTAGCAGGGAGGCTTGTGTCCAAGATCACATTTTCTGAAGCTCACCTGAGCATCATGTCAACATTGATTGAATCAGTCTTATCAAACAATCTCATGGAAAGTCTTTCTGTCTCCTGTGCATTCTTCACAACATTGACAGCTGTTCTTCATGGTCCATGTGTCATagacttttttgaaaatttagatCTGAAAG GGATACTTAAGAAGTCATTCGATATTTTGAGAGATGAGAGGAGTATTTTCCTGTCCAGAGCTGtttcagattttatttattCCGTATTCACCAGTGAGATGGCTAAATCTGAAGAAGCAAGAAGTCTTCTCAAAGAACTACAGGCCACCATTGTAGAGTTGAACAATAAAAATTGCCAAAACGTTATCTCCCCTCCCATGAATTGTTCTCTCAGAGTACTGGAGAAAGTTCCATGTCTTTTTAGTGACTGTTTTGATGAGATTTTAGATGCCTTAATTTGGTTAATAGAGAATGGGAATGTGTCATCTGTTATTACGGCCACCAGATGTGTGTGTAGCCTATATCAATG CCAAACTGATACAGAGGTCATCAGATTAAAAACACAGGTTTCTATGGTGATGAACAAAGTTGACAGTGTAAGATGTCTTCATGCTGCGAAGGTTCTTTTTCCTATTAA aaTTGTAGAAAGAAGTGATTTGGAAAAAGTAATACTAAAGCCTCTACAAATGCTGGACAGTGAAGAAAATCCACCAACCAATTTCTCATGTCTCTCTGCTGTGTCACTGAGTCTTACAGTTGTCCATGACTGTAACATGCAT AATCCGAAGGTTTGTAATTATGTTTCTAAAGTCATGAGGTTGACTGCTGGTAGACAAGGAGAAATGACTGATGCAGGCCAATCTCGTAACCCTCTCACCGGCAACAGAAAAATACAACTGAAATGTCTTGAGTATTTGGAATCGT ATGTCTGTAAAGAGTTGATTCCATCTGTAGCTTGCACTGCTTGTATCATCGCTTCTGCTTCCACAGATCACACG ATTTATAGAAAATGTCTTGATTGTGTGTGTACATTGCTGCCTGAAGTTTTATCTAGTTCTTGTCACTCAGAAGAATCTCCAGTTAAGAATAGAATAAGAGACTTGGTTCAGAGGAATTTCTGCAGTATGGGATGGGAATTCAGAGACACCAGCTGTGAATTTGTTAGGGATCTTCTTGAAAAATACAAAG AAAATGACATTGTGTTGAACTGGATTCTGGACTCAAAATTCCTTGTGTTTGCCTATCAGGCCATAAATGATGGTGAGAGTTATGTAAGAGCCTCTAGTCTTCTCACTCTACAGACTGTTCTGCTCTCTACCCCATGGCTTGTAAAAGGCCTACTACAGGACATGGCAGTTACAATG GATGAGATTATCACCAAGGTGTTAGATATCTGTAATGACGACAGTGAGGCTTTCCCCAGGAGGCGTGCGGTGAATCTCCTGAAACACTGCTGGTGGATCCTCTGTGACCAGTTAGAGTGGAATTCTTTACAAAGTATCATTGAGTGTTTCTCCAAATCACTACCACTGGACTTCGACTGGGAAGTCAAACTCATAGTTGTCAATTTTTGGTGTATGGTCCTTAAGATGTGTTTTGCAGCAGATGTTGACACCCGGTTGTCAGTTTCCAGTTTGTCATTGGTTACTTCTCCTGAATGCTTGAAATTTAGAAATGAAGATAAAATAGATCAATTTTCTATTACTACTGCTGTTTATGTAATTCTGAATCTTTTTAATGATTATGATCCTAGTGTTGGTGAGAAAGCTTACCGGGAACTTCTCTGGATAAGTGAAGCATTAGAGAAGCAGATTTTGGAAGAAAAGCCACCAACAAATGAGAAGACGGTTACTTTTTGGCATTCTTGTCAATGTTGTAGAGGCATGATTGAAAAACTTTATGAAGAAGTAATGGAGATTATGGAGCCTAAAAAAGTAGGGTCCAAATTTAGTAATAACTCCGACTTATCACTTTTagatgatattttgtcattaGACAGAGACCATGAAGCAGAGGATGAAGACAATGTGATTGATTGCTATTAA